Proteins from a genomic interval of Flammeovirgaceae bacterium SG7u.111:
- a CDS encoding DUF4270 family protein, protein MNKQNLIKIAFSISLAMSLLQCTDPTQIGNDIVERELLDVVFIDTISLGMSTIIISDSLNTANSSRHLIGYVETENIGSMQSKAYFKFQADSVENYPDEDARYKYAEFELVYDGYFYHDTTQEFSLSFHAMKEELELDEDDALYNTSTFPYEQTPLGELIFKPQPRRQKSLLVPLDESFAQAFFEYAQATDEGDFIEDFYDNYPGFVIEADTNYANCFLGFSTQSKLTFHYRRSGEDLEFTIPSSGLNFNQISNDRSNTELKDLLTSTDAISSKLTDRQSYMNDGVGMGIKINFPSLTEVKEILSKNIVIDAVLVLKPVQGTYGNYRPLPTNLTFYEIDKKNRILQELSLVNTLYVDEEFGEATEYRIDITEYIKSKVEQVGEIEEALYLKGGNETLGLTVNQLTLGDSENKYKSHLELLILDYSIEN, encoded by the coding sequence ATGAACAAACAAAACTTGATAAAAATAGCATTTAGTATTTCTCTAGCAATGAGTTTGCTGCAATGCACCGACCCTACTCAGATAGGGAATGATATAGTAGAAAGGGAGCTGTTGGATGTCGTGTTTATTGACACTATAAGCCTTGGGATGTCAACTATTATTATATCAGATTCCTTAAATACAGCCAATAGCTCTAGGCACCTTATTGGTTATGTAGAAACTGAAAACATAGGCTCTATGCAATCAAAAGCGTATTTCAAATTTCAGGCTGATTCTGTCGAAAATTACCCAGATGAAGACGCAAGGTATAAGTATGCTGAATTTGAGCTGGTCTACGATGGCTATTTCTACCACGATACCACGCAAGAATTTAGCCTCAGTTTTCATGCAATGAAAGAAGAATTGGAATTGGATGAAGATGATGCTTTATACAATACATCAACTTTTCCCTACGAACAAACACCTCTTGGAGAGCTCATTTTCAAACCGCAACCCAGAAGGCAAAAATCGTTACTAGTCCCTCTAGATGAATCATTTGCACAAGCATTTTTTGAGTATGCACAAGCAACGGACGAAGGTGATTTTATTGAAGACTTTTACGATAACTACCCAGGCTTTGTAATAGAAGCTGATACTAACTATGCTAATTGCTTTTTGGGATTCAGTACTCAGAGTAAGCTTACTTTCCATTACCGCAGGTCTGGAGAAGATCTCGAATTTACCATCCCAAGCTCAGGGCTTAATTTCAACCAGATCTCAAATGACAGATCAAATACAGAACTAAAGGACCTGCTCACTTCTACAGATGCTATTTCTTCAAAACTTACAGATAGGCAATCGTACATGAATGATGGTGTTGGGATGGGTATCAAAATCAACTTCCCTTCCCTCACGGAAGTCAAAGAAATACTAAGTAAAAATATTGTTATAGACGCAGTTTTAGTACTGAAACCAGTTCAAGGCACTTATGGGAATTATCGTCCTCTTCCTACCAATTTAACCTTTTATGAAATTGATAAAAAGAATAGGATTCTACAAGAACTGAGCTTGGTCAATACGCTTTATGTAGACGAAGAATTTGGGGAAGCTACCGAATATAGGATCGATATAACAGAGTATATAAAGTCTAAAGTAGAGCAAGTGGGAGAGATTGAGGAGGCACTTTACCTAAAAGGTGGAAACGAAACACTCGGGCTCACAGTAAACCAACTCACACTTGGCGATAGCGAAAATAAATACAAATCACATCTAGAACTTTTAATTCTTGACTATTCAATTGAAAACTAA